A single Agrococcus sp. ARC_14 DNA region contains:
- a CDS encoding phosphomannomutase/phosphoglucomutase, whose product MALTDIVKAYDVRGLVDGQLTEQVVRALGAAFADEVGTAKPIVIGHDMRPSSPALAAAAADGVRARGADVVLIGLCSTDGTYFASGDLDAPAMMFTASHNPAAYNGIKFSRAGARGVSLDTGLASIRDGAQRYLDEGLTEVAEHGELTERDVLADYAAHLRSLVDLRGIRPLKVVVDAANGMGGMTVPAVLGEAAGLPGLPLEIVPMYFELDGTFPNHEANPLEPKNLVDLQAAVVEHGADIGLAFDGDADRCFVIDELGGAVSPSAVAAIVAEREIRRVQAEGERDVVVIHNLITSRVVPEVIADAGATPVRTRVGHSLIKDEMARTGAVFGGEHSAHYYFRDFWGADNGMLAAMHVLATLGSNDEPMSALAGRYTPYCSSGEINSTVADVPAAYTRVVEAFSGRGEFDELDGLTVTSPDGAWWFSVRPSNTEPLLRLNAEAETEATMVQIRDEVLALIRA is encoded by the coding sequence ATGGCGCTGACGGACATCGTGAAGGCCTATGACGTGCGAGGCCTCGTCGACGGGCAGCTCACCGAGCAGGTCGTGCGGGCGCTCGGCGCCGCCTTCGCCGACGAGGTGGGCACGGCGAAGCCGATCGTCATCGGGCACGACATGCGCCCCTCCTCGCCCGCGCTCGCCGCAGCTGCGGCCGATGGCGTGCGGGCGCGCGGCGCCGACGTGGTGCTCATCGGGCTGTGCTCCACCGACGGCACCTACTTCGCCTCCGGTGACCTCGACGCCCCCGCGATGATGTTCACCGCATCCCACAACCCCGCCGCCTACAACGGCATCAAGTTCTCGCGCGCGGGCGCGCGCGGCGTGAGCCTCGACACCGGCCTCGCCAGCATCCGCGACGGCGCGCAGCGCTACCTCGACGAGGGGCTGACCGAGGTCGCCGAGCACGGTGAGCTCACCGAGCGCGACGTGCTCGCCGACTACGCGGCGCACCTGCGCTCGCTCGTCGACCTGCGCGGCATCCGGCCCCTGAAGGTCGTCGTGGATGCGGCGAACGGCATGGGCGGGATGACGGTGCCTGCGGTGCTCGGCGAGGCTGCGGGGCTGCCGGGCCTGCCGCTGGAGATCGTGCCGATGTACTTCGAGCTCGACGGCACCTTCCCGAACCACGAGGCGAACCCGCTGGAGCCGAAGAACCTGGTCGATCTGCAGGCCGCCGTGGTGGAGCACGGTGCCGACATCGGCCTCGCCTTCGACGGCGACGCCGACCGCTGCTTCGTCATCGACGAGCTCGGCGGCGCGGTGTCACCCTCTGCGGTCGCCGCGATCGTCGCCGAGCGCGAGATCCGGCGGGTGCAGGCGGAGGGGGAGCGCGATGTCGTCGTGATCCACAACCTCATCACCAGCCGCGTCGTGCCGGAGGTGATCGCCGATGCCGGCGCCACGCCCGTGCGCACTCGCGTCGGCCACTCGCTCATCAAGGACGAGATGGCGCGCACCGGTGCCGTCTTCGGCGGCGAGCACTCGGCGCACTACTACTTCCGCGACTTCTGGGGCGCTGACAACGGCATGCTGGCCGCGATGCACGTGCTCGCGACGCTCGGCTCGAACGACGAGCCGATGTCCGCGCTCGCCGGGCGCTACACGCCCTACTGCTCCTCCGGCGAGATCAACTCCACCGTCGCCGACGTGCCTGCCGCCTACACGCGGGTGGTCGAGGCGTTCTCGGGCCGCGGCGAGTTCGACGAGCTCGACGGCCTCACCGTCACCTCGCCCGACGGTGCCTGGTGGTTCTCGGTGCGCCCGTCGAACACCGAGCCGCTGCTGCGGCTGAACGCCGAGGCCGAGACTGAGGCGACCATGGTGCAGATCCGTGACGAGGTGCTGGCGCTCATCCGCGCCTGA